One segment of Dehalococcoidia bacterium DNA contains the following:
- a CDS encoding Lrp/AsnC ligand binding domain-containing protein, with product MTVHGYVLVDAEVGKAKSISETLAGFKHPDAKIVAVDTVTGPYDVIIQLEAEDLDRLGRFITEGIQRVDGVQRTTTCLAVRY from the coding sequence ATGACAGTACACGGATACGTACTGGTGGACGCCGAGGTCGGCAAAGCGAAGTCGATAAGCGAGACTCTGGCCGGCTTCAAGCACCCGGACGCCAAAATCGTCGCGGTCGATACGGTGACTGGGCCGTACGACGTGATCATCCAGCTCGAAGCGGAAGACCTCGACCGGCTGGGCCGCTTCATCACTGAGGGCATCCAGCGCGTCGATGGCGTGCAGCGGACGACCACCTGCCTCGCCGTCCGCTACTAG
- a CDS encoding enoyl-CoA hydratase/isomerase family protein, translating to MPYQDLIYEKKDGVAILTFNRPEAMNAGTVQSYAEMGAAVTEAAEDEDVRVLIVTGAGRAFHAGDDVRQIFLGQDQQEREAQWRIRRVKGVITSPLPPLLAFPKPTVAAVNGAAVGEGMEIALCCDIRIASENARFAELFVRRGLEPDFAGFYLLWRIVGLGRAYEIALTGDFVDAAQAERIGLVNKVVAPERLMDEAMAMAERLKKGAPLSQIAIKRGIAKSFSTEWRTMAEYLDSMEALLYQTEDHIEGARSFVERREPQFKGR from the coding sequence GTGCCGTACCAGGACCTCATCTACGAGAAGAAGGATGGCGTTGCCATCTTGACGTTCAACCGCCCCGAGGCCATGAATGCGGGCACCGTTCAGAGTTACGCGGAAATGGGAGCGGCGGTCACAGAGGCGGCCGAGGACGAGGATGTGCGGGTTCTCATCGTCACCGGTGCAGGCAGAGCTTTTCACGCCGGTGACGATGTCAGGCAGATATTTCTGGGACAGGACCAGCAGGAGAGAGAGGCGCAATGGCGGATCCGGCGCGTCAAAGGCGTGATTACCTCGCCGCTGCCGCCGTTGCTCGCCTTTCCCAAGCCAACGGTCGCGGCGGTGAACGGCGCCGCCGTGGGCGAGGGCATGGAGATCGCTCTCTGCTGCGATATCCGTATCGCATCGGAGAACGCTCGCTTCGCCGAACTGTTTGTCCGGCGCGGCTTGGAGCCGGACTTCGCCGGGTTCTACCTCCTGTGGCGTATAGTGGGGCTCGGCCGCGCCTATGAGATCGCTCTCACCGGCGACTTCGTCGATGCTGCCCAGGCAGAGCGGATAGGGCTGGTAAACAAGGTCGTCGCGCCTGAGCGGTTGATGGACGAGGCGATGGCAATGGCGGAGAGGCTCAAGAAGGGGGCTCCCCTTTCGCAGATAGCCATCAAGCGCGGCATCGCGAAGAGCTTCTCAACTGAGTGGCGCACGATGGCGGAGTACCTCGATAGCATGGAGGCGCTTCTATATCAGACAGAAGACCACATCGAAGGGGCCCGTTCATTCGTTGAGCGCCGCGAGCCGCAATTCAAGGGACGCTAG
- a CDS encoding molybdopterin-guanine dinucleotide biosynthesis protein MobB produces MEPVVCVVARNREDAPPVVEALLRELTAKGLKLATIVEEKRDFATEGLSETTARYQTAGCDAVIMRGPRSVASVRRLTDELPLDALVWEMRDEYDVILADGFRHASYPKIEIRRPDEELLCHKNELLAVIGERPEEIDIPSFAASNLAPLADLIRRRFMTSEVSEDAALFIDGVRLPLHLFVRKMVASTILGMVRALKGVEDPKSVVVAVKRRPPDETQYGASTRSHVRPD; encoded by the coding sequence ATGGAGCCTGTCGTGTGCGTGGTCGCCCGCAACCGTGAGGACGCCCCTCCGGTCGTCGAAGCGCTGCTCAGGGAATTGACAGCAAAGGGACTGAAGCTGGCCACGATCGTCGAGGAAAAGCGGGACTTCGCGACGGAAGGGCTATCGGAGACGACGGCCCGCTATCAGACGGCGGGCTGCGACGCCGTGATCATGCGGGGGCCCCGGTCGGTCGCGTCGGTTCGGCGCCTGACGGATGAGCTGCCGCTTGACGCGCTCGTGTGGGAGATGCGCGATGAATACGACGTCATCCTGGCCGACGGCTTCCGGCACGCCAGCTACCCCAAGATCGAGATACGCAGGCCGGACGAAGAGCTTCTCTGCCACAAGAACGAGCTGCTTGCTGTCATCGGCGAGAGACCCGAGGAGATCGATATCCCATCGTTTGCTGCAAGCAACCTCGCGCCGCTTGCCGACCTGATCCGCCGACGCTTCATGACGTCCGAGGTCAGCGAAGACGCCGCACTGTTCATCGACGGCGTACGCCTACCCCTCCACCTGTTCGTGCGCAAGATGGTGGCGAGCACGATTCTGGGGATGGTGCGGGCGCTCAAGGGCGTCGAGGACCCAAAGAGCGTGGTCGTCGCGGTGAAGAGGCGACCGCCGGACGAGACCCAATACGGGGCGTCCACACGCTCCCATGTCCGTCCTGACTGA
- a CDS encoding molybdopterin molybdotransferase MoeA: MISVEEALERILASVRVLEPETKPLLDALGQVLAEDVFSDIDIPPLDNSAMDGYAVRAADTEGASPDTPVRLRVIGELAAGGLFDGEVTPGTAVRIMTGAPVPAGADAVVPFEDTDEAEGRAFGAFAKSLDSVGIRAAVKTEENVRRAGEDIRRGARVLPKGTLIRAAEAGVLASLGRSEVSVIRRPVVAVLATGDELVPLGEPLLPGRIHDSNTYALAALVRECGGIPRVLGIARDNVEDLTAKIRSGLDADMLLTSAGVSRGDYDVVKDVLAREGEINFWTVRMRPGKPLAFGAFAAGDRRVPHIGFPGNPVSSMLSFELFARPAVFKMMGRQDWQRPTIRAVLEDRITNRDGRRTFARAVVTKREGRYYASLTGPQGSGILMSMVVANGLVVVPEDVRALEPGDEVTVMMLHGSHEGDV; this comes from the coding sequence ATGATCAGCGTTGAAGAAGCGCTCGAACGTATCCTCGCCTCCGTGCGCGTCCTCGAGCCGGAGACGAAACCCCTGCTCGACGCCCTCGGCCAGGTGCTGGCGGAAGACGTCTTCTCCGACATCGACATCCCGCCGCTCGACAACAGCGCCATGGACGGCTACGCCGTCCGCGCCGCCGACACAGAGGGCGCCTCTCCTGACACGCCCGTCCGCCTGCGCGTCATCGGCGAGCTGGCCGCCGGCGGCCTGTTCGACGGCGAGGTCACGCCCGGCACCGCCGTGCGGATCATGACCGGCGCGCCCGTGCCCGCTGGGGCCGATGCCGTCGTCCCCTTCGAGGACACCGACGAGGCCGAGGGGCGCGCTTTCGGGGCGTTCGCCAAGTCGCTGGATTCGGTCGGCATACGCGCGGCTGTTAAGACAGAAGAAAATGTGCGAAGGGCGGGCGAGGATATTCGACGGGGCGCTCGCGTCCTGCCCAAAGGCACGCTTATCCGCGCCGCCGAGGCGGGCGTCCTGGCATCGCTGGGGCGCAGCGAGGTCAGCGTCATCCGCCGCCCCGTGGTTGCCGTGCTCGCCACCGGCGACGAGCTGGTGCCCCTGGGCGAGCCGCTCCTGCCCGGAAGAATACACGACAGCAACACCTACGCCCTCGCCGCCCTCGTCAGGGAGTGCGGCGGCATCCCCAGGGTGCTGGGCATCGCGCGGGACAACGTAGAGGACCTGACGGCGAAGATACGCAGCGGCCTTGACGCCGACATGTTGCTCACCTCGGCGGGCGTCTCCCGCGGCGATTACGACGTCGTGAAGGACGTCCTTGCCCGCGAGGGGGAGATCAACTTCTGGACGGTGCGCATGCGGCCCGGCAAGCCGCTCGCCTTCGGCGCGTTCGCTGCCGGCGACCGCCGCGTGCCCCATATCGGCTTTCCCGGCAACCCGGTCAGTTCGATGCTCTCGTTCGAGCTCTTCGCGCGGCCCGCCGTCTTCAAGATGATGGGCAGACAGGACTGGCAGCGGCCCACCATTCGCGCCGTGCTGGAAGACCGCATCACGAACAGAGACGGACGCCGCACCTTCGCCCGCGCGGTCGTCACGAAGAGAGAGGGCCGCTATTACGCTTCGCTCACCGGGCCGCAGGGCTCCGGCATACTGATGTCAATGGTCGTCGCCAACGGCCTCGTCGTCGTCCCCGAGGACGTGCGCGCGCTCGAGCCGGGCGACGAGGTCACGGTGATGATGCTGCACGGGTCGCACGAAGGCGACGTCTAG
- a CDS encoding acylphosphatase translates to MRTLRATVRGLVQMVGFRQFVWMRASGLGLAGYVRNGDDGRSVEVVAEGPASALEELLRHLHRGPYMARVDEVEASWSDESGNYQTFDVAY, encoded by the coding sequence GTGCGAACGCTGCGGGCGACCGTGCGCGGGCTCGTGCAGATGGTCGGGTTCCGGCAGTTCGTCTGGATGCGAGCGAGCGGACTGGGGCTCGCCGGCTACGTGCGCAATGGAGACGACGGCCGGAGCGTGGAGGTCGTCGCCGAGGGGCCGGCGTCGGCGCTGGAAGAGCTGCTGCGCCATCTGCACCGGGGGCCGTACATGGCGCGCGTCGATGAGGTCGAAGCGTCGTGGTCGGACGAATCAGGGAACTACCAGACGTTCGACGTGGCGTACTAG
- a CDS encoding ABC transporter substrate-binding protein, whose product MFRSKYHWLIPAVLLVGALSLAVACGGEEEEGTPTPPGQTPGTPGAGGPLGTVNVLGIWGGEELSSFEAMVAPWEQETGGNVEFTGTRNITADLTLRVEGGNPPDVAIPAEIGLFQDFARAGDLQPLSSCPGLEEMVRSQYPQAFLDLGTVDGTLYGFFMKADSKATVWYNPTLFDENGWEPLGADSSFSDLVGLSNQILDSGTVAPWSIGVESAEASGWPGTDWIQQIILNESGESVYDGIIDGSIPFTDDRVKSAWEMFGEIALTPGFVVQGGGAGINATNFQDATYPPFETPPRAAMTYLGSFAAGFIQDQFPDAVPGSDFNFFTWPGGAVTGGANIVYAFNTNPTVCSFLEYLAGADAQSIWIERGGFTSVNTEVDLSAYPDEVSRNVAEQLTGAEVFRFDLDDAVGGAFQQAYFQGVTQYLANPADLDSILQNIEASRGQ is encoded by the coding sequence ATGTTTAGGTCGAAGTATCACTGGTTGATTCCGGCGGTGCTTTTGGTCGGCGCGCTCTCACTCGCGGTCGCTTGCGGCGGCGAGGAAGAAGAGGGGACGCCGACGCCTCCGGGACAGACACCCGGCACGCCGGGGGCGGGAGGGCCTCTGGGAACGGTCAACGTATTGGGCATCTGGGGCGGCGAAGAGTTGTCCAGCTTCGAGGCGATGGTGGCGCCCTGGGAGCAGGAGACCGGGGGCAACGTAGAGTTCACGGGCACCCGCAACATCACCGCCGACCTGACGCTGCGCGTGGAGGGCGGAAACCCACCCGATGTCGCGATACCCGCGGAAATCGGCCTGTTCCAGGACTTTGCCCGGGCGGGCGATCTGCAACCGCTCTCGAGTTGCCCGGGCCTTGAGGAGATGGTCAGAAGCCAGTACCCGCAGGCGTTCCTCGACCTGGGAACTGTCGACGGCACGCTCTACGGCTTTTTCATGAAAGCGGACTCGAAGGCGACGGTCTGGTACAACCCTACTCTGTTCGACGAAAACGGTTGGGAGCCGCTGGGCGCGGACAGCAGCTTCAGCGATCTCGTGGGCCTTTCGAACCAGATCCTGGATAGCGGCACGGTCGCTCCCTGGTCGATCGGTGTGGAGAGCGCGGAGGCCAGCGGCTGGCCGGGGACGGACTGGATACAGCAGATCATCCTCAACGAGTCGGGCGAGAGTGTATATGACGGGATAATCGATGGCTCGATCCCGTTCACTGATGACAGGGTCAAGTCGGCCTGGGAAATGTTCGGTGAGATCGCCCTGACGCCGGGATTTGTCGTGCAAGGCGGCGGCGCAGGCATCAACGCCACAAACTTCCAGGACGCCACGTACCCGCCGTTCGAGACGCCGCCGCGCGCCGCCATGACGTACCTTGGCAGCTTTGCGGCCGGCTTCATTCAGGACCAGTTCCCGGACGCCGTGCCCGGAAGCGATTTCAATTTCTTCACATGGCCGGGAGGAGCGGTGACTGGTGGCGCGAACATCGTCTACGCGTTTAACACCAACCCCACCGTCTGTTCCTTCCTCGAGTACCTTGCTGGCGCGGACGCCCAGAGCATCTGGATCGAGCGCGGCGGGTTCACTTCCGTCAACACGGAAGTTGACCTCAGCGCATACCCGGATGAGGTGTCGCGCAACGTGGCCGAGCAGCTCACGGGCGCCGAAGTGTTCCGCTTCGACCTTGATGACGCGGTTGGCGGCGCTTTCCAGCAGGCCTACTTCCAGGGTGTGACGCAGTACCTGGCCAACCCGGCAGACCTGGACAGCATCCTGCAAAACATTGAGGCGAGCCGGGGGCAGTAG
- the thrS gene encoding threonine--tRNA ligase encodes MSDKDERVVTMRHSASHVMAEAVLSLFPEAKYAIGPPIENGFYYDFDLPRALTPDDLTAIEEKMRESIAADRPFVSESVSKEEARRIFAGQPYKLELIDDIEGESVTIYKHGDFIDLCAGPHVKSTSEIGAFKLTGIAGAYWRGDERNAMLQRIYGAAFETQEELDDYLRRVEEAAQRDHRRLGRELDLFSFHEEYGPGLVYWHPKGARIRTIIEDFWRREHYRAGYEIVYSPHIGKAALWEASGHLGFYQESMYSPMDVDGQDYYIKPMNCPFHIQIYRSQIRSYRDLPMRLAELGTVYRYERSGVLHGLLRVRGFTQDDAHIFCRPDQMEAEILRCVSFAVFLLRTFGFQDFRVYLSTRPEKYVGTLEDWDMAEEALRRAIDAAKLPYEVDEGGGVFYGPKIDIKIRDVLGREWQCTTVQFDFNLPERFDLTFVGDDGRQRRPYMVHHALLGSMERFLGVLIEHYGGSFPLWLAPVQAAVIPIADRHVEYAREVAAALEAAGLRAEVDDRNERMNAKIRDAQLQKIPYMLVVGDREAGSGEVNVRLRSGETLGALSLTELIARMQDEVAAKT; translated from the coding sequence ATGAGCGATAAAGACGAACGCGTGGTCACGATGCGCCACTCGGCGTCGCACGTCATGGCGGAGGCGGTCCTCTCGCTTTTCCCGGAAGCGAAGTACGCCATCGGGCCGCCCATCGAGAACGGCTTTTACTACGACTTCGATCTGCCGCGCGCCCTCACGCCCGACGATCTGACGGCGATCGAGGAGAAGATGAGGGAGAGCATCGCCGCCGACCGCCCGTTCGTGAGCGAGAGCGTGTCGAAGGAGGAGGCGCGGCGCATCTTCGCCGGGCAGCCGTACAAGCTGGAGCTGATCGACGATATTGAGGGCGAGAGCGTGACCATCTACAAGCATGGCGATTTCATCGACCTTTGCGCCGGCCCTCACGTGAAGAGCACGAGCGAGATCGGCGCCTTCAAGCTGACGGGCATAGCGGGCGCTTACTGGCGCGGCGACGAGCGCAACGCCATGCTCCAGCGCATCTACGGCGCCGCGTTCGAGACGCAGGAGGAGCTCGACGATTACCTGCGGCGCGTGGAAGAGGCGGCGCAGCGCGACCACCGCCGGCTGGGGCGCGAGCTCGACCTGTTCAGCTTCCACGAGGAGTACGGCCCCGGCCTCGTCTACTGGCACCCGAAGGGGGCACGCATCCGTACGATAATAGAGGACTTCTGGCGGCGCGAGCACTATCGGGCGGGATACGAGATCGTCTATTCGCCTCACATCGGCAAGGCGGCGTTGTGGGAGGCAAGCGGCCACCTCGGCTTCTACCAGGAGAGCATGTATTCGCCCATGGACGTGGACGGGCAGGACTACTACATCAAGCCGATGAACTGCCCCTTCCACATACAGATCTACCGCAGCCAGATACGCAGTTACCGCGACCTGCCGATGCGCCTTGCCGAGCTTGGCACGGTCTATCGCTATGAGCGCTCCGGCGTTCTGCACGGTCTACTGCGCGTCCGGGGCTTCACTCAGGATGACGCCCATATCTTCTGTCGCCCCGATCAGATGGAGGCCGAGATCCTGCGCTGCGTGAGCTTTGCCGTCTTCCTCCTGCGCACGTTCGGCTTCCAGGACTTCCGCGTCTACCTGTCGACGCGCCCCGAGAAGTACGTGGGAACGCTGGAGGACTGGGACATGGCCGAGGAAGCGCTGCGTCGCGCCATCGATGCGGCGAAGCTGCCATACGAGGTAGACGAGGGCGGCGGCGTATTCTACGGCCCCAAGATCGATATTAAGATCAGGGACGTGCTGGGCCGGGAGTGGCAGTGCACGACTGTCCAGTTCGATTTCAACTTGCCGGAACGCTTCGACCTGACGTTCGTCGGCGACGACGGCCGTCAGCGCCGGCCCTACATGGTGCACCACGCTCTCCTCGGCTCGATGGAGCGCTTTCTGGGGGTGCTTATTGAGCACTACGGGGGCTCGTTCCCCCTGTGGCTGGCGCCGGTCCAGGCCGCCGTCATTCCCATCGCCGACCGGCACGTCGAGTACGCGCGGGAGGTGGCGGCGGCGCTCGAAGCGGCGGGCCTGCGAGCGGAGGTGGACGACCGCAACGAGCGCATGAACGCCAAAATCCGCGACGCCCAGCTCCAGAAAATACCGTACATGCTTGTCGTCGGCGACCGCGAGGCCGGCTCGGGCGAAGTGAACGTGCGGCTGCGCAGCGGCGAGACGCTGGGGGCGCTGTCGCTTACTGAACTAATCGCGCGCATGCAAGACGAGGTCGCTGCGAAGACGTAG
- a CDS encoding carbohydrate ABC transporter permease → MQAVKMPAGYRRAARSIPRAVGHEVRSLFVRLPLHATIVLLMAVWSIPTIALLVSSFRDPIAIAANGWWNAVTSPFEFTLQNYQRVLEQRGMGRAFTNSLIISAPVTVLVIMVAAFAAYAFAWMRFPGRNILFLVMVALLVVPLQMTLIPVLRLYTNITITTQVPLIGGNLFGVSSFPGIWVAHTAYGLPFAIFLLRNFFGSLPRDLIESAYLDGASDVGVFFRIIIPLSVPAIAALAIFQFLWVWNDLLVALILLGRADLAPMTLTITNLVSSFGSQYQLLTAAAFISMALPLVIFFALQRYFVQGILAGAVKG, encoded by the coding sequence GTGCAGGCAGTGAAGATGCCGGCCGGCTACCGCAGGGCAGCAAGAAGCATCCCCAGAGCGGTGGGCCACGAAGTCCGCAGCTTATTCGTCCGCCTCCCTCTGCACGCCACGATCGTCCTGCTCATGGCGGTATGGAGTATCCCGACCATAGCGCTGCTCGTGAGCTCCTTCCGAGACCCCATAGCTATTGCCGCGAACGGGTGGTGGAATGCCGTTACGTCGCCCTTCGAGTTCACGCTTCAGAACTACCAGCGCGTGCTCGAACAGCGGGGGATGGGGCGCGCGTTTACGAACAGTCTCATCATCTCGGCGCCGGTGACGGTGCTTGTAATCATGGTGGCGGCTTTCGCCGCCTATGCGTTCGCCTGGATGCGGTTCCCGGGGAGGAACATCCTTTTCCTGGTGATGGTGGCGCTTCTCGTCGTTCCGCTGCAGATGACGCTCATCCCCGTGCTGCGGCTCTACACGAATATAACCATCACCACTCAGGTGCCCCTGATTGGAGGCAACCTCTTCGGTGTCAGCAGTTTTCCCGGCATATGGGTCGCGCACACGGCATACGGGCTGCCGTTCGCCATATTCCTGTTACGCAATTTCTTTGGCTCGCTGCCGCGCGATCTCATCGAGTCCGCTTACCTCGACGGCGCCTCTGATGTGGGCGTCTTCTTCCGGATTATCATCCCTCTGTCCGTTCCTGCGATTGCGGCGCTGGCCATTTTCCAGTTCCTCTGGGTGTGGAACGACCTGCTGGTAGCGCTGATCCTTCTCGGACGCGCAGACCTCGCGCCCATGACGCTCACGATCACGAACCTCGTGAGCTCGTTTGGCTCGCAGTACCAGCTCCTGACGGCGGCCGCGTTCATTTCGATGGCCCTGCCGCTGGTCATCTTCTTCGCGCTCCAACGTTACTTCGTGCAGGGCATTCTTGCCGGCGCGGTGAAAGGCTAG
- the aroB gene encoding 3-dehydroquinate synthase yields MTETPRRILLTGFSFTGKSLVAPLVARALGWRALDLDDLIEAAAGKPVAQIFADEGESGFRRRESEALAQVCRERDVVVATGGGIVLADANRRLMGERGVVVCLEARPETVLRRMRQAGVEGSERPLLKSANPLARIRHLKALRQTLYALADHTVHTDTLSPEAVADEIVRAWERLSGASLLPDRFVLPAGEVSEPSQPEIAAWVATETARYPVYAAWGSLPDLGKRMKEAGLGGRAHVVSDSNVWALHGAALETALREAKLKCDSCVVPAGEASKGLDTASMLYDWLAARRAERGDAIVAFGGGMVGDLAGFVAATYLRGVPLVQAPTSLLAMVDASIGGKVAVNHREAKNIIGAFHQPRLVFADVSLLTTLPRRELVSGWAEVIKHALIMDAALLEALERQGERLLALEPEATAHVVRRSMALKAQVVSEDERETTGRRTILNYGHTVGHALEAASEYEALLHGEAVSVGMVAAAEIGRRLGVTPPALAERQRALLERFGLPVRASGLRAERVVRAMELDKKVERESVRWVLLADVGHPVLRSDVPASLVAEALDAVLG; encoded by the coding sequence ATGACTGAGACGCCGCGCCGCATCCTCCTTACCGGCTTCTCATTCACGGGAAAGTCGCTGGTGGCGCCGCTCGTCGCGCGGGCGCTGGGCTGGCGCGCGCTCGACCTCGACGACCTGATCGAGGCGGCGGCGGGCAAGCCAGTGGCGCAGATATTCGCTGACGAGGGCGAGTCCGGGTTCCGGCGCCGCGAGAGCGAGGCGCTGGCGCAGGTCTGCCGCGAGCGCGATGTCGTCGTCGCGACCGGCGGGGGCATAGTCCTCGCCGACGCTAACCGGCGACTGATGGGCGAGCGCGGCGTCGTCGTTTGCCTGGAGGCGCGGCCGGAGACGGTGCTGCGCCGCATGCGGCAGGCAGGCGTCGAAGGCTCAGAGCGGCCGCTGCTGAAGAGCGCGAATCCATTGGCGCGAATCCGGCACCTCAAGGCGCTGCGTCAGACCCTTTATGCCCTGGCCGACCACACCGTCCACACCGACACGTTGTCGCCGGAAGCGGTCGCCGACGAGATCGTGCGCGCGTGGGAGCGGCTGTCGGGCGCTTCGCTTCTCCCTGACCGGTTCGTTCTCCCGGCAGGAGAAGTGAGCGAACCGTCGCAGCCGGAGATCGCCGCCTGGGTCGCCACCGAGACCGCTCGCTATCCCGTATACGCTGCGTGGGGAAGTCTGCCCGACCTGGGCAAGCGGATGAAGGAGGCGGGCCTCGGCGGCAGAGCGCACGTGGTCAGCGATTCCAACGTGTGGGCACTGCACGGCGCGGCGCTGGAGACGGCGTTGCGTGAAGCGAAGCTGAAGTGCGACTCGTGCGTCGTGCCCGCCGGCGAGGCAAGCAAGGGGCTCGACACGGCTTCGATGTTGTACGATTGGCTGGCGGCGCGGCGGGCGGAGCGGGGCGACGCCATCGTAGCGTTCGGCGGCGGCATGGTGGGCGACCTGGCGGGTTTCGTGGCCGCCACGTACCTGCGCGGGGTGCCGCTGGTGCAGGCGCCGACGAGCCTCCTGGCGATGGTCGACGCCTCTATCGGCGGCAAAGTGGCGGTCAATCACCGTGAGGCGAAGAACATCATCGGCGCGTTCCACCAGCCGCGCCTTGTCTTCGCCGACGTGTCGCTGCTGACGACGCTGCCGCGGCGGGAGCTCGTCTCGGGCTGGGCGGAGGTGATAAAGCACGCGCTGATAATGGACGCGGCGCTGCTCGAGGCGCTGGAGCGGCAGGGGGAACGTCTTCTGGCGCTCGAGCCGGAGGCGACGGCCCACGTGGTGCGGCGGTCGATGGCGCTGAAGGCGCAGGTCGTGAGCGAGGACGAGCGGGAGACGACGGGCCGGCGCACGATCCTAAACTACGGCCACACCGTCGGGCATGCGCTGGAGGCGGCGTCGGAGTACGAGGCGCTGCTGCACGGCGAGGCGGTCTCGGTGGGCATGGTCGCTGCAGCCGAGATCGGGCGCAGGCTGGGCGTGACGCCGCCGGCGCTGGCCGAGCGGCAGCGGGCGCTGCTGGAGCGCTTCGGGCTGCCGGTGAGGGCGTCCGGCCTGCGAGCAGAACGTGTCGTCAGGGCGATGGAACTGGACAAGAAGGTCGAGCGGGAGTCCGTCCGCTGGGTGCTGCTGGCGGACGTTGGGCATCCGGTGCTCCGCAGCGACGTGCCGGCGTCGCTTGTCGCGGAGGCGCTGGACGCCGTGCTCGGATAG
- a CDS encoding sugar ABC transporter permease — MIGRRWWAPWLWLAPAIVLLGTYLVYPSIDTFRRSLLDARSQDFVGFDNYDFIIRNPLPFVADTHSALLNNFLWLVLFTALTVSLGLVIAVLTSRVRYETAAKAAIFIPMAISFVAAAVIWRFMYEFNANIGTVNALITRLGGDATAWLQNTNAPYYWLIQEGPRTLPGPIQLNNFALITVGVWMWTGFAMVVLSAGLKGISTEVLEAARVDGANEWQIFWRVIVPILSPTIAVVATTLVINALKLFDLIWVMTGGRFQTDVVATLFFKEAFVVRNFGVGAALAVVLLLLVVPVMLISIRRFQFQEEIR; from the coding sequence ATGATCGGACGACGCTGGTGGGCGCCCTGGCTGTGGCTCGCTCCTGCAATCGTGCTTCTGGGCACCTACCTTGTTTACCCCTCGATCGACACCTTTCGCCGGAGCCTCCTCGACGCCCGTTCCCAGGATTTCGTTGGGTTTGACAATTACGATTTCATTATTCGCAACCCGTTGCCGTTCGTCGCCGATACGCATTCCGCGCTGCTAAACAACTTCCTCTGGCTGGTGCTGTTCACGGCCCTTACCGTCAGCCTGGGCCTGGTAATCGCTGTGCTGACGTCCCGCGTGCGTTATGAGACTGCCGCCAAGGCGGCGATATTTATCCCGATGGCGATTTCGTTTGTCGCCGCCGCCGTGATATGGCGGTTCATGTATGAGTTCAACGCCAACATCGGCACCGTGAACGCCCTTATCACGCGCCTGGGAGGAGACGCGACGGCCTGGCTGCAGAACACAAACGCGCCCTATTACTGGCTTATCCAGGAAGGGCCGCGAACGCTGCCGGGGCCGATTCAGCTCAACAACTTCGCCCTCATTACCGTGGGCGTATGGATGTGGACGGGTTTCGCGATGGTCGTGCTGTCGGCGGGGCTCAAGGGAATATCGACGGAGGTGCTGGAGGCTGCGCGCGTCGATGGGGCGAACGAGTGGCAGATATTCTGGCGCGTTATTGTCCCCATCCTCTCGCCTACCATCGCCGTGGTCGCCACCACCCTGGTAATAAACGCGCTCAAGCTCTTCGACCTCATCTGGGTGATGACGGGCGGTCGCTTTCAAACCGATGTGGTGGCCACGCTGTTCTTCAAGGAGGCCTTCGTGGTGCGCAATTTCGGGGTAGGAGCGGCCCTTGCCGTCGTCCTCTTGTTGCTCGTCGTGCCCGTCATGCTGATCAGCATCCGGCGGTTCCAGTTCCAGGAGGAGATACGATAG